One part of the Solanum dulcamara chromosome 8, daSolDulc1.2, whole genome shotgun sequence genome encodes these proteins:
- the LOC129901331 gene encoding peroxidase P7-like yields the protein MASFKSAIVLFFLVSLMGSSSAQLTTGFYSKSCPKLYETVKSVVNSAIQKETRMGASLLRLFFHDCFVNGCDGSLFLDDTSTFTGEKRAQPNFNSARGFEVIDNIKSAVEKVCPGVVSCADILAVTARDSVVILGGPNWDVKLGRRDARTASQGAANSSIPTPTSNLNRLISSFSAVGLSTKDMVALAGAHTIGQARCTSFRGRIYNETKNLDASLARTRQNNCPRTSGSGDNNLAPLDLQTPTNFDNHYFVNLVNKKGLLHSDQQLFNGGSVDSIVKSYSNNPSSFTTDFVTAMIKMGDIRPLTGSKGEIRKNCRRIN from the exons ATGGCTTCTTTTAAGAGTGCCATAGTTTTGTTTTTTCTAGTGAGCTTAATGGGAAGCTCCTCAGCTCAACTCACCACTGGGTTCTACTCAAAATCATGTCCTAAGCTCTATGAAACTGTGAAATCTGTGGTGAACTCTGCCATTCAGAAGGAAACCCGAATGGGTGCTTCCCTCCTTCGCCTATTCTTCCACGATTGCTTCGTCAAT GGATGCGATGGATCATTGTTCCTGGATGATACATCAACCTTCACAGGGGAAAAGAGGGCACAACCAAATTTTAATTCCGCTAGAGGATTTGAAGTTATTGACAACATCAAATCTGCTGTCGAAAAAGTATGCCCTGGTGTCGTCTCTTGTGCTGATATTTTGGCCGTTACCGCCCGGGACTCTGTTGTCATC CTTGGAGGGCCTAATTGGGATGTAAAATTGGGAAGAAGAGATGCCAGGACAGCGAGCCAAGGTGCTGCCAATAGCAGCATTCCTACCCCAACTTCTAACCTTAACCGTCTCATCTCTAGCTTCAGTGCTGTTGGTCTTTCCACAAAGGATATGGTTGCTTTAGCTG GAGCTCATACGATCGGACAAGCAAGGTGCACCAGTTTCAGGGGACGCATATACAACGAGACCAAAAACTTGGACGCATCACTAGCAAGAACCAGGCAAAATAACTGCCCGAGAACCTCAGGCTCAGGGGATAACAATTTGGCACCTCTTGATCTACAGACTCCTACAAACTTCGACAACCACTACTTCGTAAACCTTGTTAACAAAAAGGGTCTGCTCCACTCTGATCAGCAGCTCTTCAATGGGGGATCCGTGGATTCAATTGTCAAATCATACAGTAACAACCCCAGCAGTTTCACCACTGATTTTGTGACCGCCATGATTAAGATGGGTGACATCCGTCCTCTCACTGGATCTAAAGGAGAGATCAGGAAGAACTGCAGGAGGATCAACTAA